A genomic segment from Daphnia carinata strain CSIRO-1 chromosome 1, CSIRO_AGI_Dcar_HiC_V3, whole genome shotgun sequence encodes:
- the LOC130696456 gene encoding uncharacterized protein LOC130696456 has translation MDLQAQLLQQHKILDNSKAKDAQSLSLQAQLGEKNKLERNSFQTVKEVFPNSNLTEHEDELALGEHSQLFSLPPDSVLNLNSVSAAQKESLVISPCSEGSEQLWDRIWAKNGCGMETKIWHKFNMKHGLVFNGGSNQVWKCYRMEESAYR, from the exons atggacctgcaggctcaattattgcaacagcacaaaatattagataacagcaaagctaaggatg ctcaaagtttgagtctacaagctcagctaggggaaaagaacaaattggaacggaacagtttccaaacagtgaaggaggtttttccaaactcaaacctgactgaacatgaggatgaattggcattaggcgaacacagtcag ttattcagtctaccacctgacagtgtgttaaatttaaattctgttagtgctgcacaaaaagaatcgttagtaatcagcccatgcagtgaaggaagtgaacaattgtgggaccgtatttgggccaaaaatgggtgtggtatggaaaccaagatatggcacaagttcaacatgaaacatggattag tatttaatgggggatcaaatcaagtctggaagtgttacaggatggaagagtcagcctacagatga